One region of Polaribacter pectinis genomic DNA includes:
- the uvrA gene encoding excinuclease ABC subunit UvrA produces the protein MKTDISKVNPKENIIIKGARLHNLKNIDVVIPRNKLVVITGLSGSGKSSLAFDTLYAEGQRRYVESLSSYARQFLGKLHKPKVDYIKGIAPAIAIEQKVNSTNPRSTVGTSTEIYDYIKLLYARIGRTISPISGQEVKKDTVSDVVNFIKKFEQKTKLLLLAPVTINEDRDLKTVLQVLEQQGYARLKWNDKVYRIGDFPQKDFKNEALFLVVDRIVTKDDEDFYNRLADAIQTAFFEGKGICFIENLADNKVSEFSNQFDLDGMSFLEPNTHLFSFNNPYGACPTCEGYGNVIGIDEDLVIPNTGLSIMEDAIFPFKTPSYIHYKEDLIDVAYKFDIPIHKPWFQLTEKQQELVWSGNKSFNGIQHFFTVLEEKSYKIQNRVMLSRYRGKTKCTTCNGKRLRKETDYVKINEKTISDLVTLPLDELSVFFKNLKLDKYEEKIGKRLLTEINNRLQFLTNVGLNYLTINRTSNTLSGGESQRINLATSLGSSLVGSMYILDEPSIGLHPKDTERLIGVLKDLRDLGNTVVVVEHDEDIMKEADYIIDIGPEAGTFGGHVVAEGTFKEILKSDSLTAQYLNDDLRIEVPTKRRTSKNNIQIIGAREHNLKNIDVTFPLNCLSVITGVSGSGKSTLVKNILYPSMQKKLNGYGDKIGQHTDIKGSFETIKHVEFIDQNPIGRSSRSNPVTYIKAYDDIRALFSNQKLSKIRNYKPKHFSFNVEGGRCEVCKGEGEVTIEMQFMADVHLECDVCNGKRFKKEVLEVKFDGKSIDDILNLTIDDAVEFFSENLVTKIAQKLKPLQDVGLGYVQLGQSSSTLSGGEAQRIKLASFLVKGNTKDKALFIFDEPTTGLHFHDIQKLLASFNALIDKGHSIIVIEHNIELIKCADYIIDLGLEGGKNGGKLIFQGTPEELARNKESYTAKYLAEKLVF, from the coding sequence ATGAAGACCGATATTTCCAAAGTAAATCCGAAAGAAAACATCATAATTAAAGGAGCTAGACTCCATAATTTAAAAAATATTGATGTTGTAATTCCTAGAAATAAATTAGTTGTAATTACTGGTTTATCTGGTTCTGGAAAATCTTCTTTAGCTTTTGATACTTTGTATGCAGAAGGTCAAAGACGTTATGTAGAAAGTTTAAGTTCTTATGCACGTCAGTTTTTAGGAAAATTACACAAACCAAAAGTAGATTATATCAAAGGAATTGCGCCTGCAATTGCAATAGAGCAAAAAGTAAATTCTACAAACCCACGTTCTACAGTTGGTACATCAACAGAAATTTACGATTACATTAAATTATTATATGCAAGAATTGGAAGAACCATCTCTCCTATTTCTGGGCAAGAAGTAAAAAAAGATACAGTTTCCGATGTTGTAAACTTTATAAAAAAGTTTGAGCAGAAAACGAAATTGCTATTATTAGCTCCTGTTACAATTAATGAAGATCGCGATTTAAAAACGGTTCTACAAGTTTTAGAACAACAAGGTTATGCGCGTTTAAAATGGAATGATAAAGTTTACAGAATTGGAGATTTCCCTCAAAAAGATTTCAAAAACGAAGCTTTATTTTTAGTGGTTGATAGAATTGTAACTAAAGATGATGAGGATTTTTACAACAGATTGGCAGATGCAATTCAGACTGCTTTTTTTGAAGGAAAAGGAATTTGTTTTATCGAGAATTTAGCAGATAATAAAGTGTCTGAATTTAGCAATCAGTTCGATTTAGATGGAATGTCTTTTCTCGAACCAAACACGCACTTGTTTAGTTTTAACAATCCTTATGGAGCTTGTCCAACTTGTGAAGGTTATGGAAATGTAATTGGTATTGACGAAGATTTGGTAATTCCTAACACTGGTTTATCAATTATGGAAGATGCTATTTTTCCTTTTAAAACGCCCTCTTACATTCATTATAAAGAAGATTTAATTGATGTTGCATATAAGTTTGATATTCCAATTCACAAACCTTGGTTTCAGTTAACAGAAAAACAACAAGAATTAGTTTGGTCTGGAAATAAGAGTTTTAATGGAATTCAACATTTTTTTACGGTTTTAGAAGAAAAAAGTTATAAAATTCAGAATCGAGTAATGTTGTCTCGTTATCGAGGAAAAACGAAATGTACTACTTGTAATGGCAAGCGTTTGCGAAAAGAAACCGATTATGTAAAAATAAATGAAAAGACAATTTCTGACTTGGTAACACTTCCCTTAGATGAATTATCTGTCTTTTTCAAAAATTTAAAATTAGATAAATACGAAGAGAAAATAGGTAAACGTTTGTTGACGGAAATTAATAATCGACTACAATTTTTAACGAATGTTGGTTTGAATTATTTAACTATCAATAGAACTTCTAACACACTTTCTGGTGGGGAAAGTCAGCGTATAAATTTAGCAACTTCGTTAGGAAGTTCACTTGTAGGTTCTATGTATATTCTAGATGAACCTAGTATTGGTTTGCATCCAAAAGATACAGAAAGATTAATTGGCGTTTTAAAAGATTTGCGTGATTTAGGCAACACAGTTGTGGTTGTGGAGCATGATGAAGATATTATGAAAGAGGCTGATTATATTATAGATATTGGCCCAGAAGCAGGAACTTTTGGTGGACACGTAGTTGCAGAAGGAACGTTTAAAGAAATTCTAAAATCCGATTCTTTAACTGCACAATACTTAAATGACGATTTACGAATTGAAGTTCCAACAAAACGTAGAACATCAAAAAATAATATTCAGATAATTGGCGCTAGAGAACACAATTTAAAAAATATAGATGTTACTTTTCCACTAAATTGTTTATCCGTAATTACTGGAGTTTCTGGTTCTGGAAAAAGTACTTTGGTAAAGAATATTTTATATCCATCAATGCAAAAAAAGTTGAATGGTTATGGAGATAAAATTGGACAACATACAGATATTAAAGGAAGTTTTGAAACGATAAAACATGTAGAATTTATAGATCAAAATCCAATTGGGCGTTCTTCTCGTTCCAATCCTGTAACATATATAAAGGCTTATGATGATATTAGAGCATTATTCTCAAATCAGAAATTATCAAAAATAAGAAACTATAAGCCCAAACATTTTTCTTTTAATGTTGAAGGTGGACGTTGCGAAGTTTGTAAAGGTGAAGGAGAGGTTACAATTGAAATGCAATTTATGGCAGACGTCCATTTAGAATGTGATGTTTGTAATGGAAAACGTTTCAAAAAAGAAGTTTTAGAAGTTAAATTTGATGGAAAATCTATTGACGATATTTTAAATTTAACTATTGATGATGCTGTAGAATTTTTCTCTGAAAACTTAGTAACTAAAATCGCGCAAAAACTAAAACCTTTACAAGATGTTGGTTTAGGATATGTGCAATTAGGACAATCTTCTTCTACGCTTTCTGGAGGTGAAGCACAAAGAATAAAATTGGCTTCGTTTTTAGTAAAAGGAAACACTAAAGATAAAGCCCTGTTTATTTTTGATGAACCTACAACAGGTTTACATTTTCACGATATTCAGAAATTATTAGCTTCTTTTAATGCATTAATCGATAAAGGACATTCTATTATTGTAATTGAGCATAATATCGAACTCATAAAATGTGCAGATTATATAATTGATTTAGGTTTAGAAGGAGGAAAAAATGGAGGTAAATTGATTTTTCAAGGAACTCCAGAAGAATTAGCTAGAAATAAAGAGTCTTATACTGCTAAATATTTAGCGGAGAAATTGGTGTTTTAA
- a CDS encoding sensor histidine kinase, which produces MFSKILILLLFFITVDGISQQNKLQHFTTENGLPSLTINDILQDEIGYLWLATNKGLVRFDGDEFRHLATHSLSKVNSLFFKNEILFIGQEKGLFKYQNRKFSYLGNEKVLKIISIDNRIILGTTEGIYEVKEDYLQPLQINPKIDFTIISDIYLQEKSILIATNKGLWSIDKIYKPSKIDKLLEGNIVSVLKKNNHLIVATKNNGIKIIDKNNAVQIINKESKIASIKSINNELWVSSHGNGISIFNTNDFTFKKRINKYNSAISNEINTVFKDNQNNIWIASNNNGLYKYNNNSVVDNQNKPKLFIEKIAVNYKGLNTLNSKKIELKPSENNISFSYKTVNLQQPKNIQYRYKLTSDFSPWSSKNNIEFANLNPGNYTFTVQSKNGKNVSEQKSISFFIDAPIYKKAWFIILCFALLLFVLSLIVDIYIRKLKKKNKQKITQLKFENHLLTLEQKALQLQMNPHFIFNVLNGIKALGNSGNTKELNKTVSQFSILLRSVLNNSRLDEISLKDEIETLTNYLDLEQKMSTKSFNYKIDTNLNNIDIEEILIPPMLMQPFVENAIKHGLSLDNKGEINIFFEVKQHHLECTITDNGIGFHQSKKINDKTSHKSVALKITKERIENLSKKGSFKIEEITKEKTVLGTKVWFKIPLKTDY; this is translated from the coding sequence ATGTTTTCTAAAATCTTAATTTTATTGTTATTTTTTATTACTGTTGATGGAATATCTCAACAAAATAAATTACAGCATTTTACCACAGAAAACGGTTTACCAAGTCTAACTATTAATGATATTTTACAAGACGAAATTGGTTATTTATGGTTGGCAACAAATAAAGGTTTAGTTCGTTTTGATGGAGATGAATTTAGGCATCTTGCAACCCATAGTTTATCTAAAGTAAATTCTCTTTTTTTTAAAAATGAAATACTTTTTATTGGTCAAGAAAAAGGTCTTTTTAAATATCAAAACAGAAAATTCTCCTATTTAGGAAATGAAAAAGTTTTAAAAATTATTTCTATTGATAATAGAATAATACTTGGTACAACAGAAGGGATTTATGAAGTAAAAGAAGATTATTTACAACCTTTACAAATAAACCCCAAAATAGATTTTACAATAATTTCTGATATTTATTTGCAGGAAAAATCAATATTAATAGCTACTAACAAAGGTTTGTGGTCAATAGATAAAATTTACAAACCTAGTAAAATTGACAAATTATTAGAAGGCAATATTGTTTCGGTACTTAAAAAAAATAATCATCTAATTGTAGCTACAAAAAATAATGGTATTAAAATTATTGATAAAAATAACGCAGTACAAATTATAAATAAAGAAAGTAAGATAGCATCAATAAAAAGTATTAATAACGAACTTTGGGTCAGTTCTCATGGAAATGGAATTTCTATATTTAATACAAACGATTTCACTTTTAAAAAAAGAATAAATAAGTATAATTCAGCTATTTCAAATGAAATAAATACGGTTTTTAAAGACAACCAAAATAATATTTGGATTGCCTCCAACAATAATGGCTTGTATAAATACAATAATAATTCAGTTGTAGATAATCAAAATAAGCCCAAACTTTTTATAGAAAAAATAGCAGTAAACTACAAAGGTTTAAACACTTTAAATTCAAAAAAAATTGAATTAAAACCTTCAGAAAACAATATCTCATTCAGTTATAAAACGGTTAACTTACAACAACCAAAAAATATTCAATATCGTTATAAATTAACAAGTGATTTTTCTCCTTGGAGTTCTAAAAATAATATTGAATTTGCTAATCTAAATCCTGGTAACTATACATTTACTGTTCAATCTAAAAATGGAAAAAATGTAAGCGAGCAAAAAAGTATATCCTTTTTTATAGATGCTCCAATTTATAAAAAAGCATGGTTTATAATTTTATGTTTTGCCTTACTTTTATTTGTTTTATCTCTTATTGTAGATATTTATATTAGAAAATTAAAGAAGAAAAATAAGCAAAAAATTACGCAACTTAAGTTTGAAAATCATTTGCTAACTTTAGAACAGAAAGCATTGCAATTACAAATGAATCCGCATTTTATTTTTAATGTTTTAAACGGAATAAAAGCTTTAGGAAATTCCGGTAATACCAAAGAATTAAACAAAACTGTTTCGCAATTTTCAATCCTTTTAAGGAGTGTTTTAAACAATTCTCGTTTAGATGAAATTAGTTTAAAAGATGAAATTGAAACCTTAACAAATTATCTAGATTTAGAACAAAAAATGAGTACTAAATCTTTTAATTACAAAATTGATACAAACCTTAATAATATTGATATTGAAGAAATTTTAATTCCGCCAATGCTAATGCAACCTTTTGTAGAAAATGCTATAAAACATGGCCTATCATTAGATAATAAAGGAGAAATAAATATCTTTTTTGAAGTAAAACAACATCATTTAGAATGTACAATAACTGATAATGGAATTGGGTTTCATCAATCAAAAAAAATAAATGATAAAACTTCTCATAAATCTGTAGCTTTAAAAATCACTAAAGAAAGAATCGAAAACCTATCTAAAAAAGGTTCTTTTAAGATTGAAGAAATAACAAAAGAAAAAACTGTTTTAGGAACAAAAGTTTGGTTTAAAATTCCATTAAAAACGGATTACTAA
- a CDS encoding MauE/DoxX family redox-associated membrane protein — MLKNLTNEQKVNYVRILSILAVLVLMMYAPKLWLTTKVFPVIPLFDWLPIPTAPFDYILAGFFFVIQVLYIFQNKRWQGWLVVLLYLLLALIDQNRLQPYFYQSFLTIFAIVIFPKSADAKKVLYAVILIFFATYFWSGIQKVNEAFYIQWLSALEKHFSFLPQWFLVAFTYAVPWLEASMGILLLFNKTRKFGVFFILSMHGIITVLLFYLGYGYNVVPWNIQNMISVVVLFWTLKTSNALEFFLKFFNKQKVAILVFTVFLPLANNLTGFYDNLLSFHFFTADLNYYNVFINEELEDALPDHIQRFYRYENGKAYLQMNEWAQYDNKVLFYPEERIINFMDNYLRSFAENPNEEGLTELVNYNRVIKE; from the coding sequence ATGCTAAAAAACTTAACCAACGAACAAAAAGTAAATTATGTAAGAATTTTATCAATTCTTGCAGTTTTGGTTTTAATGATGTATGCTCCAAAATTATGGCTTACTACTAAAGTTTTTCCTGTAATTCCTTTGTTTGATTGGTTGCCAATACCTACTGCTCCATTTGATTATATTCTAGCTGGTTTCTTTTTTGTTATTCAAGTTCTTTATATTTTTCAGAATAAAAGATGGCAAGGTTGGTTGGTTGTTTTACTTTATCTTTTATTAGCGTTAATCGACCAAAACAGGCTTCAGCCCTACTTTTACCAGAGTTTTTTAACCATATTTGCAATAGTGATTTTTCCTAAAAGTGCGGATGCAAAAAAAGTTTTGTATGCTGTTATTCTTATCTTTTTTGCTACTTATTTTTGGAGTGGAATTCAGAAAGTAAATGAAGCTTTTTACATACAGTGGTTAAGTGCTTTAGAAAAACACTTTAGTTTTTTACCTCAATGGTTTTTAGTTGCTTTCACTTATGCAGTTCCATGGTTAGAAGCAAGTATGGGAATTTTATTATTATTTAATAAAACTCGAAAATTTGGCGTGTTTTTTATTTTATCTATGCACGGCATTATTACTGTTTTACTCTTTTATTTAGGTTATGGCTATAACGTAGTTCCTTGGAACATTCAGAATATGATAAGTGTAGTTGTCTTATTTTGGACTTTAAAAACTTCAAATGCTTTAGAGTTTTTCTTAAAGTTTTTTAACAAACAAAAAGTTGCAATTTTAGTTTTTACCGTGTTTTTACCTTTGGCAAATAACCTTACTGGTTTTTATGACAATTTACTTTCTTTTCATTTTTTTACGGCAGATTTAAACTATTACAATGTTTTTATTAACGAAGAGTTAGAAGATGCTTTGCCAGATCATATTCAGCGTTTTTATCGTTATGAAAACGGAAAAGCATATCTACAAATGAATGAATGGGCACAGTATGATAATAAAGTGCTGTTTTATCCAGAAGAGCGAATTATTAATTTTATGGATAATTATTTACGCTCTTTTGCTGAAAATCCTAATGAGGAAGGATTAACAGAACTGGTTAATTACAATAGAGTTATTAAAGAATAA